A stretch of the Deltaproteobacteria bacterium genome encodes the following:
- the dprA gene encoding DNA-protecting protein DprA has product MPEKKNTTASWISLSLIPGLGNIAFKNLLEAFGSPENVFRARLKDLLSVKGVREVVARAVFKKEFVQDPVRLLRKIEDMKIHPIIFSDPEYPPLLRTIHDPPMILYRKGRDIPTNVNFLAVVGSRHPTQYGIKTAEMIAYGLARRGLGIASGMAQGIDAAGHWGCMKGGNFTVAVLGTGHDVVYPASNRRLFSIICEKGAVISEFPPGTPPDPKNFPIRNRIISGISKGVLVVEATRKSGSLITAALALEQGREVFAVPGSIHSFKSAGCHLLLKQGAALVENAQDILQGLGLHFSGLQEMKGEKAPKNGIQEIEEGERIVFDVLGDFPVHIDQIAKQTGMLPAEVSSLLLQLELKGIIRQLPGKMFVRQ; this is encoded by the coding sequence ATGCCGGAAAAGAAGAACACAACAGCCTCCTGGATTTCATTGAGTCTCATTCCAGGGCTTGGAAACATCGCTTTCAAAAATCTTCTCGAGGCTTTTGGTTCTCCTGAAAATGTGTTTCGTGCTCGATTAAAAGACCTCCTCTCTGTCAAGGGGGTTCGGGAGGTTGTGGCCAGGGCGGTTTTTAAGAAGGAATTCGTCCAGGATCCGGTTCGTCTTCTTCGAAAAATCGAGGATATGAAAATTCATCCTATCATCTTCTCGGATCCTGAGTACCCTCCCCTTCTTAGAACCATCCATGATCCTCCCATGATTCTATACCGGAAGGGACGGGATATCCCTACGAATGTGAATTTCCTGGCCGTCGTCGGATCCAGGCACCCCACCCAATATGGGATCAAGACTGCCGAGATGATTGCATACGGTCTTGCCCGCAGGGGGCTGGGTATCGCCAGTGGCATGGCCCAAGGCATTGATGCGGCGGGTCATTGGGGATGTATGAAGGGTGGAAATTTCACGGTGGCCGTTCTGGGGACCGGTCATGATGTTGTGTATCCTGCATCCAACCGGAGACTCTTTTCCATCATTTGTGAGAAGGGTGCCGTAATCAGCGAATTTCCGCCCGGCACTCCCCCGGACCCAAAGAACTTTCCCATAAGAAACCGCATAATCAGTGGAATCAGCAAAGGGGTATTGGTGGTGGAAGCCACCCGCAAAAGCGGGTCCTTGATAACTGCGGCCTTGGCCCTTGAACAGGGCCGGGAAGTATTCGCCGTACCCGGCAGTATTCATTCCTTTAAAAGTGCGGGTTGTCACCTTCTCCTGAAACAGGGGGCCGCACTGGTGGAAAATGCACAGGATATACTGCAAGGTCTGGGTTTGCATTTTTCAGGCCTTCAAGAAATGAAGGGAGAAAAAGCCCCGAAAAACGGGATCCAGGAAATCGAAGAAGGGGAGAGGATCGTTTTTGATGTCCTGGGGGACTTCCCCGTGCATATCGATCAGATTGCAAAACAAACGGGTATGTTGCCGGCCGAGGTTTCAAGCCTTCTCTTACAGTTGGAGCTGAAAGGAATTATAAGGCAACTACCCGGGAAAATGTTCGTACGCCAGTAG
- the topA gene encoding type I DNA topoisomerase — protein MAQKKTTKNRRQAGSQKDTSGKQLVIVESPAKARTINKYLGKDYVVMASVGHVRDLPDKNPKGIKDPVPGVDLDNDFRPTYQIIKGKAKTVRELKQAARKASGIWLATDLDREGEAIAWHLAEALGIDPEEGKRVVFNAITKEEIEKAFKKPRKIDMNKVNAQQARRILDRIVGYQVSPLLWKKVAGGLSAGRVQSVAVRLIVEREREIESFVPEEYWKLTGFFTVDPENATRLGESFRKWLFEVPVKDRGRRQNGRTIHERNQWLSQHSSFSGELVEISGKKFLPKSEAEVLETLNLVGYRIDEREETVDPKAKGPQRKLIRLKGHVFNGPPWKVKSIQTKRTKSRPLSPFITSTLQQAAANQLDFSAQTTMRTAQALYEGVPIADLGSVGLITYMRTDSPHLSNEAILMAREYIRSKFGPDYLPERPNVFTSSNKSAQEAHEAIRPTDVTLTPEKVRSSLTDRQYKLYKLIWERFVASQMTDALWDATTVLISGTSQGKEFVFKATGRVLVFDGYYKISGVPNHSDEAILPPLSEGRPLGALHMEPTQNFTLPPPRYSEASLIRKLEAEGIGRPSTYAQIIQVIQDRKYVEKVRNRFHATDLGKVVTDKLVEAFPEIMEVGYTRDMEQQLDDIEEKHADWVQMLRQFYGPFKSSLDAAYQKLGHAKAETEPAPHSCPECGSGTVYRFGRNGRFLSCADYPKCKYAAPIDAEGNPVADRLTDVACPKCGSPMKFRKGRFGPFLSCPNYPQCDGILKLDSKGQITPPKPPPLLTDIPCPKCGSPLNLRRGARGPWLSCSTFPKCRGRLGWKTLKEDTRKHWEKALEEHEKAHPQPVLKKTDGTSIGEAYSPQFLDSTQEQEKNQ, from the coding sequence ATGGCTCAGAAAAAGACAACCAAGAATCGACGTCAAGCAGGATCACAGAAGGATACAAGTGGTAAACAGCTCGTTATTGTAGAATCGCCCGCCAAGGCCAGGACGATCAACAAGTACCTGGGAAAAGATTATGTAGTCATGGCTTCCGTGGGCCACGTACGCGACCTCCCCGATAAAAATCCAAAAGGGATAAAAGACCCAGTGCCTGGAGTGGATCTCGATAATGACTTCAGGCCCACCTACCAGATCATCAAGGGGAAGGCGAAAACGGTCAGGGAACTGAAACAGGCGGCCCGAAAGGCTTCAGGAATCTGGCTGGCCACGGACCTGGACCGCGAGGGGGAAGCGATCGCGTGGCACCTGGCCGAGGCCTTGGGCATTGATCCCGAAGAAGGGAAGAGGGTCGTTTTCAACGCCATTACAAAGGAAGAGATAGAAAAGGCCTTCAAGAAGCCCCGAAAAATCGACATGAACAAGGTCAATGCCCAGCAGGCCCGTCGAATTCTGGACAGGATTGTCGGATATCAGGTTTCTCCCCTGCTGTGGAAAAAGGTCGCTGGGGGGCTGAGCGCGGGGCGTGTCCAGTCCGTTGCCGTCCGGCTTATCGTTGAGCGGGAACGAGAGATCGAATCCTTTGTGCCGGAGGAGTACTGGAAACTGACGGGTTTTTTCACGGTCGATCCGGAAAACGCCACCCGGCTCGGCGAAAGCTTCAGAAAATGGCTTTTCGAGGTTCCTGTCAAAGATCGGGGGCGACGGCAAAACGGCAGGACCATCCATGAAAGAAACCAGTGGCTCTCCCAGCATAGCTCATTTTCCGGTGAACTTGTTGAGATCTCCGGTAAAAAATTTCTCCCCAAGAGCGAAGCAGAGGTCCTTGAGACCTTGAACCTCGTTGGATACCGTATAGATGAACGGGAAGAGACAGTCGATCCAAAGGCAAAGGGTCCCCAACGAAAACTGATCCGCCTCAAGGGACATGTGTTCAATGGGCCCCCCTGGAAAGTAAAATCCATCCAGACTAAGAGGACCAAAAGCCGCCCCCTGTCTCCTTTCATCACCAGCACCCTCCAGCAGGCGGCTGCCAATCAACTGGATTTTTCAGCCCAGACTACAATGCGGACGGCCCAGGCCCTTTATGAAGGCGTCCCTATTGCGGACTTAGGCTCAGTCGGCCTCATCACGTACATGAGGACCGATTCGCCCCATCTTTCCAATGAGGCGATTCTCATGGCACGGGAATACATCCGGTCAAAGTTCGGTCCGGATTACCTGCCGGAGAGGCCCAATGTATTCACATCTTCAAATAAATCAGCACAGGAGGCCCATGAGGCCATCCGTCCCACGGATGTGACCCTTACACCGGAAAAGGTTCGATCATCCCTTACAGACAGGCAATACAAGCTTTACAAGTTGATATGGGAACGTTTTGTAGCCTCCCAGATGACCGATGCCCTGTGGGATGCCACCACGGTCCTGATCTCAGGAACCTCACAAGGAAAGGAGTTCGTTTTCAAGGCCACAGGGCGCGTTCTTGTTTTCGACGGTTATTACAAGATTTCCGGCGTACCCAACCATTCCGACGAAGCAATCCTGCCTCCTCTGTCTGAAGGCCGACCCTTGGGGGCCTTACATATGGAACCAACCCAGAATTTCACCCTACCTCCTCCCAGATATTCCGAGGCCTCCCTCATACGAAAACTCGAAGCGGAGGGGATTGGAAGACCGAGCACCTATGCCCAGATCATTCAGGTGATCCAGGATCGGAAGTATGTGGAGAAGGTGCGGAACCGTTTTCATGCCACGGATTTGGGCAAAGTGGTGACGGACAAGCTCGTGGAGGCCTTTCCGGAAATAATGGAAGTAGGTTACACGCGGGACATGGAGCAGCAGTTGGACGACATTGAGGAGAAACACGCTGACTGGGTCCAGATGCTCAGGCAATTTTACGGGCCTTTCAAATCAAGCCTTGATGCGGCTTATCAAAAACTGGGTCACGCAAAGGCTGAAACAGAGCCAGCTCCCCATTCATGTCCGGAATGCGGAAGCGGGACCGTTTACCGCTTCGGTCGAAACGGCCGTTTCCTCAGTTGCGCCGATTATCCCAAGTGCAAATATGCCGCACCGATTGATGCCGAGGGTAATCCGGTGGCCGACCGGTTGACGGACGTGGCTTGTCCGAAATGCGGTTCTCCCATGAAATTTCGCAAGGGACGGTTCGGCCCATTTCTGAGTTGCCCCAACTATCCCCAATGCGACGGGATCTTGAAACTCGACTCCAAGGGTCAAATAACTCCGCCCAAACCGCCTCCCCTCCTAACGGACATCCCCTGCCCAAAATGCGGCTCCCCTTTGAATCTTCGGCGCGGGGCGCGGGGCCCTTGGTTAAGTTGTTCCACCTTTCCAAAATGCCGGGGGAGGCTTGGATGGAAGACCCTCAAAGAAGATACCAGAAAGCACTGGGAAAAGGCCCTTGAAGAACACGAAAAGGCTCACCCCCAGCCGGTACTCAAAAAAACAGACGGGACATCGATCGGTGAGGCTTACAGTCCTCAGTTCCTGGATTCCACCCAAGAGCAAGAAAAAAATCAGTAA